The following proteins come from a genomic window of Acinetobacter baumannii:
- a CDS encoding alpha/beta hydrolase, with the protein MLKSFFFLSSNFLLGSLISSSVLAQAPVKNQSKIDFHNNQAQFQIKSKNTGHEYLIQIYKPPVAPPQHGYPVLYILDGNATFPSAMNIAQSIGAGSAKLGLDPLIIVAVGYPQQKTFDVQKRAYDYTPKPSAEFQAQGKYKYGGADQFIAFLNNELKPEIAKQFPINSQQQSLYGHSFGGLFVLYHFFQKPTAFQRYFAASPSLWFDQGMLFRELEQWQSQKQTVFPMLMTTVGTHEQGGPHTQFNQRINKDDFFKVLENKRSDQFTYWHFNNPAEQHITNLYASLPKALMFASCQNLESCKSLFDEPTQKTAK; encoded by the coding sequence ATGCTTAAATCTTTTTTCTTTTTATCTTCTAATTTCCTTCTAGGCTCTTTAATAAGTAGTTCCGTTTTGGCTCAAGCCCCTGTAAAAAATCAATCAAAAATCGATTTTCACAACAATCAGGCCCAGTTCCAAATCAAATCTAAAAATACTGGACATGAATATCTTATTCAAATTTATAAACCACCTGTTGCCCCACCCCAACATGGTTATCCGGTACTTTACATATTAGATGGTAATGCAACATTTCCAAGCGCAATGAATATTGCCCAGTCGATTGGAGCAGGCTCTGCAAAATTAGGTTTAGATCCGCTCATTATTGTAGCTGTGGGCTATCCTCAGCAAAAAACCTTTGATGTGCAAAAACGCGCTTATGATTACACCCCAAAACCTTCTGCCGAGTTTCAAGCACAAGGTAAATATAAATATGGTGGTGCTGACCAGTTTATTGCTTTTTTAAATAATGAGCTTAAGCCTGAAATCGCTAAACAGTTTCCAATTAATAGCCAACAGCAAAGTCTCTATGGGCATTCTTTTGGAGGGTTGTTTGTGCTTTATCATTTTTTTCAAAAACCTACTGCATTCCAGCGTTACTTTGCTGCAAGTCCTTCTCTCTGGTTTGATCAAGGCATGTTATTTCGAGAATTAGAACAATGGCAAAGTCAAAAGCAAACCGTGTTCCCAATGCTGATGACGACAGTCGGTACACATGAACAAGGTGGGCCACATACCCAGTTTAATCAAAGAATTAATAAAGACGATTTCTTTAAAGTCTTAGAAAATAAGCGTTCAGACCAATTTACTTATTGGCATTTCAATAATCCTGCTGAACAGCATATCACCAATTTGTATGCGAGCTTACCTAAAGCGCTTATGTTTGCTTCATGCCAAAATCTAGAAAGCTGTAAATCTTTATTCGATGAACCAACGCAGAAAACAGCTAAATAA
- a CDS encoding acyl-CoA dehydrogenase family protein, whose translation MLAYDADLELFRDNFKRFMNEHIAPHYDQWEREGIMPRSVWSQLGENGFLCVDVPEEYGGYGVPTYYSLMLVEESARAGFCALSTAISCHSEIAAPYILHIGTEEQKQYWLPKMVTGEVVGAIGMTEPGAGSDLQSMRTSAILQDDHYLLNGSKTFISNGQHADLVVLAVKTDPQARAKGVSLLLVDTHLEGFKKGTNLDKIGLHSQDTSELFFDNVKVPKNQLLGQAGQGFAYLMQELPRERTAIASTAVGAIRGAIDLATAYVKERHAFGQPISQFQNTRFVLAQAKIDELATTAFYERNVALYQEGKLDVETAAALKSFSTDMQMKVADNLLQLFGGYGYMTEYPISRFFVDARIQRIYGGTNEIMKEIVARGLIGKA comes from the coding sequence ATGTTGGCATATGATGCAGATTTAGAATTATTCCGTGATAATTTTAAACGTTTTATGAATGAGCATATTGCTCCACATTATGACCAATGGGAACGTGAAGGAATTATGCCACGTTCAGTTTGGTCTCAACTGGGCGAAAATGGTTTTTTATGTGTGGATGTCCCAGAAGAATATGGTGGTTATGGCGTCCCAACGTATTATTCATTAATGTTAGTTGAAGAATCGGCTCGTGCTGGATTTTGTGCATTATCAACTGCTATTTCTTGTCACTCTGAGATTGCGGCGCCTTATATTTTACATATTGGGACCGAAGAACAAAAACAATACTGGTTACCGAAAATGGTAACAGGTGAAGTAGTCGGAGCAATTGGTATGACAGAACCGGGTGCCGGTTCAGACTTACAGTCAATGCGTACCAGTGCCATTTTGCAAGATGACCATTATTTGCTAAATGGTTCTAAAACGTTTATTTCAAATGGACAACATGCTGACCTTGTAGTGCTTGCAGTAAAAACCGATCCGCAAGCGCGTGCGAAAGGTGTATCGTTATTATTGGTGGATACTCACCTAGAAGGTTTCAAAAAAGGAACTAACCTCGACAAAATCGGATTGCATTCTCAAGACACATCTGAGCTATTTTTTGACAATGTTAAGGTTCCTAAAAATCAGTTACTCGGACAAGCTGGACAAGGTTTTGCTTATTTAATGCAAGAATTACCGCGCGAACGTACGGCTATCGCATCGACAGCGGTTGGCGCTATTCGTGGTGCAATTGATTTGGCAACCGCTTATGTAAAAGAACGTCATGCATTTGGTCAACCTATTTCACAGTTCCAAAATACTCGTTTTGTTTTAGCACAAGCAAAAATTGATGAGCTTGCGACAACAGCTTTCTATGAGCGAAATGTTGCTTTATATCAAGAAGGTAAACTTGATGTTGAGACGGCTGCAGCACTGAAAAGTTTTAGTACAGATATGCAAATGAAGGTGGCGGATAACCTATTACAACTGTTTGGTGGTTATGGTTATATGACTGAATATCCAATTTCACGCTTCTTTGTAGATGCCCGTATTCAACGTATTTACGGCGGTACAAATGAAATTATGAAAGAAATCGTAGCACGTGGATTAATCGGTAAAGCTTAA
- the pheA gene encoding prephenate dehydratase: MINDDQNKTTSLSLEQIREDIDSVDQQIQELLNRRASLAEAVAKAKFASEENPLFYRPEREAQVLRKVMERNQGPLSDVTMARLFREIMSACLALEAPQSIAFLGPEGTFTQSAVLKHFGKDAVVRPLPTIDEVFREVEAGSAHYGVVPVENSSEGIVNHTLDCFKTSNLNVIGEVELRIHHQFLVSENTRKDSIKQIYAHQQTLAQCRQWLDAHYPGVERVALNSNAEAARRIRNEWHSAAIASDIAAGMYNLEILHSNIEDNPENTTRFLVIGREKIPQSGNDKTSLLISAHDRAGALLEILAPFAKHNISLTSIETRPALPEKWAYVFFIDLEGHIDQENVAAAINEIRPMVKELRILGSYPAAVL, translated from the coding sequence ATGATCAACGATGATCAAAACAAAACGACTTCTCTTAGTTTAGAACAAATTCGCGAAGATATTGATAGCGTAGATCAACAGATTCAAGAGTTATTAAATCGCCGCGCAAGCCTTGCTGAAGCTGTTGCGAAAGCTAAATTTGCTTCTGAAGAGAATCCTTTGTTTTATCGTCCTGAACGTGAAGCACAAGTTTTACGTAAAGTTATGGAGCGCAATCAAGGGCCTTTATCTGATGTAACTATGGCCCGTTTGTTCCGTGAAATTATGTCTGCTTGCCTTGCTTTAGAAGCTCCGCAAAGTATTGCATTTTTAGGCCCAGAAGGTACTTTTACTCAATCTGCCGTACTTAAACATTTTGGTAAAGATGCGGTTGTTCGTCCGCTACCCACTATTGATGAAGTGTTCCGTGAAGTAGAAGCGGGTAGTGCGCATTACGGTGTAGTTCCGGTTGAAAACTCATCTGAAGGTATCGTAAACCATACTTTAGATTGTTTTAAAACTTCGAATTTAAATGTGATTGGTGAAGTTGAATTACGTATTCATCATCAATTCCTTGTTTCTGAAAATACACGTAAAGACAGTATTAAGCAGATTTATGCGCATCAGCAAACTTTGGCTCAATGTCGTCAGTGGTTAGATGCGCATTATCCGGGTGTTGAGCGTGTTGCCTTAAACTCAAATGCAGAAGCTGCACGCCGTATTCGCAATGAATGGCATTCAGCAGCGATTGCGTCTGATATCGCAGCAGGTATGTATAACCTTGAAATCTTGCATAGCAATATTGAAGATAATCCGGAAAATACCACTCGCTTCTTAGTGATTGGCCGTGAAAAAATTCCACAAAGTGGCAATGACAAAACATCGTTATTAATTTCAGCGCATGACCGTGCAGGTGCTTTATTAGAAATTTTAGCGCCGTTTGCAAAACATAATATCAGCTTAACGAGTATTGAAACTCGCCCAGCACTACCTGAAAAATGGGCATATGTATTCTTTATTGACTTAGAAGGTCATATTGATCAGGAAAATGTGGCTGCGGCAATCAATGAGATTCGTCCAATGGTAAAAGAACTTCGTATTTTAGGTTCTTATCCTGCTGCCGTTCTTTAA
- a CDS encoding bifunctional prephenate dehydrogenase/3-phosphoshikimate 1-carboxyvinyltransferase, with protein MSQPLFKKVAFIGLGLIGSSLARVIVAEKLATTIVASTRSQKTLEDAKSLGLIQEGFSDPVEAVKGADLVVLALPVRATQKVLEQIKPYLSETTIVTDVGSTKGNVVDAAKAVFGEDLPAGFVPGHPIAGSEHTGVHAGKVDLFANHKVILTPLPTSAEWAVEKLIQLWSAAKAEVICMDVAKHDEVLAHTSHLPHLMAFNLVEQLANREDNLDIFRYAAGGFRDFSRIAASDPQMWHDIFFANKTAILNAVDGFEKQLTVLRKLIENEDSHALMGLLGHAQAARQHFNHMLAKKPLMEKNKVTQQFSILPGNKAFKGKFTVPGDKSVSHRSIMFGAIAEGTTHVTGFLEGEDALATLQAFRDMGVSIEGPKNGEVTIHGVGMHGLKAPASALYMGNSGTSMRLLSGMLSAQKFDSVMTGDASLSKRPMERIAKPLRLMGAQIQTTGEKGTPPVSITGGQQLKGIQYDLPMASAQVKSGILLAGLWAEGETSVTEPEPTRDHTERMLRAFGYDVKTEGNKISLVGGGKLVGTNIQVPSDISSAAFFMVGAAITEGADVVLEAVGINPTRTGVIEILKQMGADLTVENERIAGGEPIADIHIKGSRTLKGIHMPEDQVPLAIDEFPALFIAAACAEGQTVLTGAAELRVKESDRIQVMADGLKIMGIDCTPTEDGIIIEGKGKSGDWSPIFAGGEIESHHDHRIAMSFSMAGLRTSGPITIHGTETVATSFPTFTELANRAGLTIEVSQ; from the coding sequence ATGTCACAACCCCTATTTAAAAAAGTTGCATTTATTGGTTTAGGACTCATTGGGTCGAGTTTGGCTCGCGTTATTGTTGCAGAAAAGTTGGCGACAACTATTGTGGCATCTACACGTTCACAGAAAACTTTAGAAGATGCAAAATCACTTGGCTTAATACAAGAAGGGTTTTCCGATCCTGTAGAAGCTGTGAAAGGGGCGGATTTAGTTGTTTTAGCCTTGCCAGTGCGCGCCACTCAAAAAGTGCTTGAGCAAATTAAACCTTATTTGTCAGAAACCACAATTGTAACTGACGTGGGAAGTACAAAAGGTAATGTCGTAGATGCAGCAAAAGCTGTATTTGGTGAAGATTTACCAGCAGGGTTTGTTCCTGGGCATCCGATTGCGGGAAGTGAACACACGGGTGTCCACGCAGGTAAGGTCGATCTCTTTGCAAATCACAAAGTGATTTTGACGCCATTACCAACCAGTGCAGAATGGGCAGTTGAGAAATTGATTCAACTTTGGTCAGCTGCTAAAGCTGAAGTGATATGTATGGATGTTGCCAAACATGATGAGGTTTTGGCGCATACCAGTCATTTACCGCACTTAATGGCATTTAATCTGGTCGAGCAACTTGCAAACCGTGAAGATAATCTTGATATTTTCCGTTATGCAGCAGGTGGCTTTCGTGATTTCTCACGGATTGCGGCTAGTGATCCCCAAATGTGGCATGACATTTTCTTTGCCAATAAAACAGCCATATTAAATGCTGTAGATGGCTTCGAGAAACAACTTACTGTACTTAGAAAATTGATTGAAAACGAAGATTCTCATGCATTAATGGGTTTACTCGGCCATGCTCAGGCAGCACGTCAGCATTTCAATCATATGTTAGCCAAAAAACCTTTAATGGAGAAAAATAAGGTGACACAGCAATTCAGTATCTTACCGGGAAATAAGGCTTTTAAAGGTAAATTTACCGTACCGGGTGACAAATCTGTGTCACATCGCTCCATTATGTTTGGTGCTATTGCAGAAGGCACGACTCATGTAACTGGCTTCCTTGAAGGTGAAGATGCTTTAGCAACTTTACAAGCTTTCCGTGATATGGGTGTAAGCATTGAAGGCCCTAAGAATGGCGAAGTAACCATCCATGGTGTAGGCATGCATGGCTTAAAAGCACCAGCAAGTGCATTGTATATGGGTAACTCTGGAACAAGCATGCGTTTGCTTTCAGGTATGCTTTCTGCACAAAAGTTTGATTCTGTTATGACAGGTGATGCTTCGCTCTCTAAACGTCCAATGGAGCGTATTGCTAAGCCATTACGTTTAATGGGTGCGCAAATCCAAACGACAGGTGAGAAAGGTACACCACCTGTAAGCATTACTGGTGGTCAGCAATTAAAAGGTATTCAATACGATTTACCTATGGCATCTGCTCAGGTGAAGTCGGGTATTTTACTTGCCGGTTTGTGGGCTGAAGGTGAAACTTCGGTAACTGAACCGGAACCAACACGTGATCATACAGAGCGTATGCTTCGTGCATTTGGCTATGATGTTAAAACTGAAGGCAATAAAATTTCCCTTGTCGGCGGCGGTAAGTTAGTGGGTACTAATATTCAAGTACCATCTGATATTTCATCTGCTGCTTTCTTCATGGTAGGTGCTGCAATTACTGAAGGTGCAGACGTTGTACTTGAAGCTGTAGGTATTAATCCAACACGTACTGGCGTAATTGAAATTTTAAAACAGATGGGTGCTGACCTGACTGTTGAAAATGAGCGGATCGCTGGTGGAGAGCCTATTGCTGATATTCATATTAAAGGTTCACGTACCCTTAAAGGTATTCATATGCCTGAAGACCAAGTACCTTTAGCAATTGATGAATTCCCAGCCTTATTTATTGCAGCGGCTTGTGCCGAAGGCCAAACAGTATTAACAGGTGCAGCAGAGCTTCGCGTGAAAGAATCTGACCGTATTCAAGTTATGGCAGATGGTTTAAAAATCATGGGCATTGATTGCACACCTACTGAAGATGGCATCATTATCGAAGGTAAAGGCAAATCTGGTGATTGGTCACCAATCTTTGCTGGTGGTGAAATTGAATCACACCATGACCACCGTATTGCGATGAGTTTTAGTATGGCAGGTCTTCGTACTTCTGGTCCGATTACAATTCACGGTACTGAAACTGTTGCTACAAGTTTCCCAACTTTTACTGAGTTGGCGAATCGTGCAGGCTTAACGATAGAAGTTAGCCAATAA
- a CDS encoding aminoacyl-histidine dipeptidase gives MTQVDIAALSPQVVWQHFQTLCTIPRPSKHEQQLREFLQNWAESRNLETYVDEVGNLIIRKNATLGKEHVSGVILQGHLDMVTQANAGTVHDFFKDPIRPVLEDGWLIAKDTTLGADNGIGVALALAVLDSNDIAHGPIEVLLTVDEEAGMSGARLLETGVLKGKWLFNIDTEEWGELYLGCAGSIDVEVEQPLNYEPIPENLNIVNIQVAGLKGGHSGVDIHLGRGNANVILARFLNQHLASLGGHLVEFTGGTARNALPREAVATIAISPNQLSNLEKLLAEYQTTWKKQLKGIDDNLQLSIQSTGAKVTEVINQQQQNEWLQALATSPYGVTSMSQVLPDVVETSNNIGVVRLNREGGKAVLMVRSIVNQEAQDFAEKIQAHFSQFNIGSTLTPLVSGWTPNPDSAALKCLQQAYQNAFNIEPNLKVIHAGLECGIIAEHYPHLQMVSFGPDIQGAHAPGERVKVDTVEKCWKLLVTALASVE, from the coding sequence ATGACACAAGTTGATATTGCCGCATTATCTCCTCAAGTCGTTTGGCAGCATTTTCAAACACTTTGTACTATTCCTCGTCCGTCAAAGCATGAACAGCAACTTCGTGAGTTTTTACAAAACTGGGCCGAAAGTCGGAATTTAGAAACTTATGTAGATGAAGTTGGTAATTTGATTATCCGCAAAAATGCGACTCTGGGTAAAGAACATGTGTCTGGAGTTATTCTTCAGGGCCATTTAGATATGGTTACACAAGCCAATGCTGGTACGGTACATGACTTCTTTAAAGACCCGATTCGTCCAGTTCTTGAGGATGGCTGGTTAATTGCCAAAGACACTACTTTAGGTGCTGATAATGGTATTGGGGTGGCTTTGGCATTAGCTGTTTTAGATTCAAATGATATTGCTCATGGCCCAATAGAAGTTCTTTTAACAGTCGATGAAGAAGCAGGGATGAGTGGTGCGCGGCTTTTAGAGACAGGTGTGCTAAAAGGAAAATGGCTATTTAATATTGATACGGAAGAGTGGGGTGAGTTGTATTTGGGGTGTGCTGGTAGTATTGATGTTGAGGTAGAGCAGCCGCTTAATTATGAGCCAATCCCTGAAAATTTGAATATTGTTAATATTCAGGTGGCTGGTCTTAAAGGTGGCCACTCTGGCGTAGATATCCATTTAGGACGTGGCAATGCCAACGTTATTTTGGCTCGCTTTTTAAATCAACATTTAGCCTCACTGGGTGGGCATCTTGTTGAGTTTACAGGTGGTACGGCCCGTAATGCTTTACCGCGAGAAGCAGTGGCAACTATTGCAATTTCGCCTAATCAGTTATCAAACCTAGAAAAGTTACTTGCTGAATATCAAACGACATGGAAAAAACAGCTAAAGGGTATTGATGACAACTTGCAATTAAGTATTCAATCCACTGGTGCTAAAGTGACCGAAGTGATTAATCAACAACAGCAAAATGAATGGTTGCAAGCTTTGGCAACAAGTCCTTATGGCGTTACAAGTATGAGTCAGGTTCTACCAGATGTAGTTGAAACCTCAAATAACATTGGGGTGGTGAGACTAAATCGAGAAGGTGGAAAAGCTGTCTTAATGGTTCGTTCAATCGTGAACCAAGAAGCTCAAGATTTTGCAGAAAAAATTCAGGCACATTTTAGCCAGTTTAATATCGGCTCTACACTTACGCCGTTAGTGTCGGGTTGGACACCAAATCCAGATTCGGCTGCTCTAAAGTGCTTACAACAAGCCTATCAAAATGCATTTAATATTGAGCCAAATCTAAAAGTAATTCATGCAGGCTTAGAATGTGGGATTATTGCTGAACATTACCCTCATTTACAGATGGTTTCGTTTGGACCGGATATTCAAGGTGCACATGCACCGGGCGAACGAGTTAAAGTTGATACTGTAGAGAAATGCTGGAAGCTACTGGTAACCGCTTTGGCATCTGTAGAGTAG